Proteins encoded in a region of the Pseudomonas sp. PDNC002 genome:
- the flgE gene encoding flagellar hook protein FlgE, producing the protein MSFNTALSGLNAASMDLNVTGNNIANVGTTGFKSSRTEFADLYASSMLGTGRNAVGSGVITQSVSQQFTQGNLNNTGRSLDLSVSGNGFFMTSDNGARVYTRNGTFHTDPSGYIIDGSGNRLQGYGTNANGSIVNGVITDLKVDTANQPPSPTTAITSTLSLNSNATTPKTTPFDATDSDSYNWSTSVDIYDSQGNSHTMTNYFVKDSSNNWSMYTLVDGRNPQTPTSTTPLSSDLTFNSAGQLTGIASTGMTVNADKTMTLTGWVPAAVTNPNSNPVTWGGNGAAGATGGISLDLTKTTQTNAAFAVTAVTQDGYATGQMSGLSFSEDGQMYATYTNGQSKVIGQVILANFANTQGLTPVGNTGWKQSLASGEAVIGAPTSGTLGSVGSGSLEESNVDLTAQLVNLIVAQRNYQANAKTVQTESTISDTIINIR; encoded by the coding sequence ATGTCTTTCAATACCGCCCTGAGTGGACTCAACGCCGCGTCCATGGATCTGAACGTGACCGGCAACAACATCGCCAACGTCGGCACCACCGGCTTCAAGTCGTCGCGCACCGAGTTCGCCGACCTCTATGCCTCGTCGATGCTGGGTACCGGCCGCAACGCCGTGGGTAGCGGCGTGATCACCCAGTCGGTGTCGCAGCAATTCACCCAGGGCAACCTGAACAATACCGGTCGCAGCCTGGACCTGTCCGTCAGCGGCAACGGCTTCTTCATGACCAGCGACAACGGCGCCCGCGTGTACACCCGCAACGGCACCTTCCACACCGATCCGAGCGGCTACATCATCGATGGCTCGGGCAATCGCCTGCAGGGCTACGGCACCAACGCCAATGGCTCCATCGTCAATGGCGTGATCACCGACCTGAAGGTCGACACCGCCAACCAGCCGCCGAGCCCGACCACCGCGATCACCTCGACGCTGAGCCTGAACTCCAACGCCACCACGCCCAAGACCACGCCGTTCGATGCCACCGACTCGGACAGCTACAACTGGTCGACTTCCGTGGACATCTACGACTCCCAGGGCAACTCGCACACCATGACGAACTACTTCGTCAAGGACAGCAGCAACAACTGGAGCATGTACACCCTGGTGGACGGTCGCAACCCGCAGACCCCGACCAGCACCACGCCGCTGAGCAGTGACCTGACCTTCAACAGCGCCGGCCAGTTGACGGGTATCGCCTCCACCGGCATGACCGTCAACGCCGACAAGACCATGACGCTCACTGGCTGGGTGCCGGCCGCGGTGACCAACCCCAACTCCAACCCGGTGACCTGGGGCGGCAATGGCGCGGCGGGGGCCACTGGCGGCATCAGCCTTGACCTGACCAAGACCACCCAGACCAACGCGGCCTTCGCCGTGACGGCGGTGACCCAGGACGGCTACGCCACTGGCCAGATGTCCGGCCTGTCGTTCTCCGAAGACGGCCAGATGTATGCCACCTACACCAACGGTCAGTCGAAGGTGATCGGCCAGGTGATCCTGGCCAACTTCGCCAACACCCAGGGCCTGACCCCGGTGGGCAACACCGGCTGGAAGCAGTCGCTGGCCTCGGGCGAGGCGGTGATCGGTGCACCGACTTCCGGCACCCTCGGCTCGGTGGGTTCGGGTTCGCTGGAGGAGTCCAACGTCGACCTGACCGCGCAACTGGTGAACCTGATCGTCGCCCAGCGCAACTACCAGGCGAACGCCAAGACCGTGCAGACCGAAAGCACCATCTCCGACACCATCATCAACATCCGTTGA
- a CDS encoding thiamine pyrophosphate-dependent enzyme: protein MSQTVAELMVDILHQAGARRCYGIPGDTLNHFTDALRRQGEIRWIHVRHEEVGGFAAGADALISDTLTLCAGSCGPGSLHFVNGLFESHRNGAPVVLIASQILSDEQGFDFPQEVDFLQVYRQCSVYCEQIHSPQQALRKTRQAVQEALNKRGVAVLVLPADIAGLPAPSPDAVGPTFHPRPLVRPADAELKQIAALLNSGRSIAIYGGVGCAGAQDAVKRLAGLLQAPIAHASRAKDFLEPQNPYTVGMIGMMGQEAGCHAVSHCDTLLILGSGFAWRQFYPAHATIIQIDLDSAHLGRRHPITLGAVGDIRCTVEALLPMITPRPDRTFLDHCLERHRKDRDSLAQRATPTHNGMIRPQYLTALIDRHANADALFTADGGSPMVWLLRYISARPGRRTLSSLVHGTMANAMPQALGLKVAFPERQVIALCGDGGLSMLLGDLLTLVQEKIPLKLVVFNNSALFFVELEQRVEGMLEAFTNLQNPDFGPVAQSIGLWGRKVTHCDELEPAIVDWLAQPGPALLDVVVDQELVLPPAISVESAKGMALYAAKAVISGHSDDLLTMIENHLVR from the coding sequence ATGAGTCAGACAGTGGCCGAACTCATGGTCGACATTCTCCACCAGGCAGGCGCCAGGCGTTGCTACGGCATCCCCGGCGACACCCTCAATCACTTCACCGACGCCCTGCGCCGGCAAGGCGAAATACGCTGGATCCACGTCCGTCACGAAGAAGTCGGGGGCTTCGCCGCCGGCGCCGACGCGTTGATCAGCGATACCCTGACCCTGTGCGCCGGCAGCTGCGGGCCGGGCAGCCTGCACTTCGTCAACGGCCTGTTCGAGTCGCATCGCAACGGCGCACCGGTGGTGCTGATCGCCAGCCAGATCCTCAGCGACGAGCAGGGCTTCGACTTCCCCCAGGAGGTCGACTTCCTGCAGGTCTACCGCCAGTGCAGCGTCTATTGCGAGCAGATCCACAGCCCGCAACAGGCCTTGCGCAAGACCCGCCAGGCCGTGCAGGAAGCGCTGAACAAGCGCGGCGTCGCGGTGCTGGTCCTGCCGGCGGACATCGCCGGACTGCCGGCGCCCAGCCCGGATGCCGTTGGCCCGACGTTCCACCCGCGACCGCTGGTGCGGCCGGCGGATGCCGAGTTGAAGCAGATCGCCGCGCTGCTCAACAGCGGCCGCTCCATCGCCATCTATGGTGGCGTCGGGTGTGCCGGCGCGCAGGATGCAGTGAAGCGCCTGGCTGGCCTCCTGCAAGCCCCCATCGCCCATGCCTCCCGCGCCAAGGACTTCCTCGAACCACAGAATCCCTACACCGTCGGCATGATCGGGATGATGGGGCAGGAAGCTGGCTGCCATGCGGTTTCCCATTGCGACACCTTGCTGATCCTGGGTTCCGGCTTCGCCTGGCGGCAGTTCTATCCGGCGCACGCGACGATCATCCAGATCGACCTAGACAGCGCCCACCTCGGCCGCCGCCACCCGATCACGCTGGGCGCCGTGGGTGACATCCGCTGTACCGTCGAAGCGCTGCTGCCGATGATCACGCCCCGTCCGGACCGAACCTTCCTCGACCACTGCCTCGAACGTCATCGCAAGGACCGGGACAGCCTGGCCCAGCGCGCCACCCCCACGCACAACGGAATGATCCGCCCGCAGTACCTCACGGCCCTGATCGACCGCCACGCCAACGCGGACGCCCTGTTCACGGCGGACGGCGGCTCGCCGATGGTCTGGCTGCTGCGCTACATCTCCGCCCGGCCGGGACGGCGCACCCTCAGCAGCCTGGTGCACGGGACCATGGCGAATGCCATGCCGCAGGCGCTCGGGCTGAAGGTTGCGTTCCCCGAGCGCCAGGTCATCGCCCTGTGCGGCGACGGCGGATTGTCGATGCTGCTGGGCGATCTGCTGACGCTGGTGCAGGAGAAGATCCCGCTGAAACTGGTGGTGTTCAACAACAGCGCCCTGTTCTTCGTCGAACTGGAACAGCGGGTGGAAGGCATGCTGGAGGCCTTCACCAACCTGCAGAACCCGGACTTCGGCCCGGTGGCGCAGTCCATCGGACTATGGGGGCGCAAGGTGACCCATTGCGACGAGCTGGAGCCGGCCATCGTCGATTGGCTGGCACAACCCGGCCCCGCGTTGCTGGATGTGGTGGTCGACCAGGAACTGGTGCTGCCGCCAGCCATCTCCGTCGAGTCGGCCAAGGGCATGGCGCTGTATGCCGCCAAGGCCGTCATCAGCGGTCACTCCGACGACCTGCTGACGATGATCGAAAACCATCTCGTGCGATAA
- a CDS encoding RidA family protein: protein MGKSLLALPTLALLAATLPAHAADVIRYKLPDSNFPIALAVEVPEGYSEIHVSGLTPGAVPQKDPSGATAVYGDTKTQTISVLKSIEQTLKSMGLGMGDVVKMQAYLVADPQKGERMDFAGFMDGYNQFFGTPAQPKVPARSAIQVAGLFDPAWLVEIEVTAVRKKR from the coding sequence ATGGGCAAATCCCTGCTCGCGCTTCCCACCCTGGCACTGCTTGCCGCGACGCTTCCGGCCCACGCGGCCGACGTCATCCGCTACAAGCTGCCGGACTCCAACTTCCCCATCGCCCTGGCCGTCGAAGTGCCCGAGGGCTATTCGGAAATCCACGTCAGCGGGCTGACGCCCGGCGCCGTTCCACAGAAAGACCCGTCCGGCGCCACCGCGGTGTACGGCGACACCAAGACCCAGACCATCAGCGTCCTCAAGTCCATCGAGCAGACCCTCAAGTCCATGGGCCTGGGCATGGGTGACGTGGTGAAGATGCAGGCGTACCTGGTTGCCGATCCGCAGAAAGGCGAACGCATGGACTTCGCCGGCTTCATGGATGGCTACAACCAGTTCTTCGGCACGCCCGCCCAGCCCAAGGTGCCGGCACGTTCCGCCATCCAGGTCGCCGGACTGTTCGATCCCGCCTGGCTGGTGGAAATCGAGGTCACCGCCGTTCGCAAGAAACGCTGA
- a CDS encoding cytochrome c, with protein sequence MSKLSLAAVLLALTSSVVCAAQDPYRRDDAIFQNDNNNFTSTDGAVLYQSICQGCHMPEGQGAHSGAGMYPKLASNSRLATPDYPAAIVLNGLHGMPSFAQDLNDTQVAAVANYVATHFGNKSTQTITEQQVKELRPPKPIVYQEG encoded by the coding sequence ATGAGCAAACTCAGTCTGGCGGCCGTCCTGCTGGCCCTGACCTCCTCCGTCGTGTGCGCCGCCCAGGACCCTTACCGCCGGGATGACGCGATCTTCCAGAACGATAACAACAACTTCACCAGCACCGATGGCGCGGTGCTCTACCAGTCGATCTGCCAGGGCTGCCACATGCCCGAGGGGCAAGGCGCCCACAGCGGCGCCGGCATGTATCCCAAGCTCGCCAGCAACTCGCGCCTGGCGACGCCCGACTACCCCGCCGCCATCGTGCTCAACGGCCTGCATGGGATGCCCAGCTTCGCCCAGGACCTGAACGACACCCAGGTCGCCGCCGTCGCCAACTATGTCGCCACCCACTTCGGCAACAAGAGCACCCAGACCATCACCGAGCAGCAGGTCAAGGAGCTGCGGCCGCCCAAGCCCATCGTCTACCAGGAAGGCTGA
- a CDS encoding flavin monoamine oxidase family protein, whose amino-acid sequence MPNSAELSRRKLLSMIGMAAGGAVLYQAMTSLGYAAVPPYKGPMKLQGNPKGAKVLILGAGIAGLVSAYELRKAGYQVQILEYNAKAGGRAWTIRGGDEFTELSGIKQTCRFDEGQYINPGPWRIPYNHYAMLDYYKELGVGIEPFFQANYNAFVHDSASFGGKPQVLRHVQCDYQGNVAEMLAKVVGQGHLDSPLTKEDQQMLLESLKDFGALDNNYRYAKGPDSSSRRGYEVAPGGGLMPAVQYSTPLKLEDLLKSGMWSAISQGQLYEFQTSLFQPIGGMDMLPRAFERELKSVLHFNAKISKIEQTDKGVTATYTDLQTGQTLHASADWCICTLPLSILSQLDINVSDKMKAAIAAVPYDTAFKAGIQFKRRFWEDDDRIYGGITRTNLPINRISYPMAGINRPGKGVLMAAYTFGADSYKFTAMTPDERLKKVLEYGAQIHPQYHEEFDNGITVGWHRVPWSNGCYGLWTEETRQQHYNDLCQIDGRILLAGEHASFIPGWQEGAALSAQDAIQRLHQRIVG is encoded by the coding sequence ATGCCCAACTCCGCTGAACTTTCTCGGCGCAAACTGCTGTCCATGATCGGCATGGCCGCTGGAGGCGCCGTGCTGTACCAGGCCATGACCAGCCTCGGCTATGCCGCCGTGCCGCCCTACAAAGGCCCGATGAAGCTCCAGGGCAACCCCAAGGGCGCCAAGGTACTGATTCTTGGCGCCGGTATCGCCGGCCTGGTGTCGGCCTATGAACTGCGCAAGGCTGGCTACCAGGTGCAGATACTGGAATACAACGCCAAGGCCGGCGGACGCGCCTGGACGATCCGTGGCGGCGACGAATTCACCGAGCTGAGCGGCATCAAGCAGACCTGCCGCTTCGACGAAGGCCAGTACATCAATCCCGGCCCGTGGCGCATCCCCTACAACCACTACGCCATGCTGGACTACTACAAGGAGCTGGGGGTCGGCATCGAGCCGTTCTTCCAGGCCAACTACAACGCCTTCGTCCATGACAGCGCTTCCTTCGGCGGCAAACCGCAAGTGCTGCGCCATGTGCAATGCGACTACCAGGGCAACGTCGCCGAGATGCTGGCGAAGGTGGTCGGCCAGGGGCACCTGGACTCCCCGCTGACCAAGGAAGACCAGCAGATGCTGCTGGAATCGTTGAAAGACTTCGGCGCACTGGACAACAACTACCGCTACGCCAAGGGGCCGGACTCCAGTTCCCGCCGTGGCTACGAGGTCGCCCCTGGCGGCGGCCTGATGCCGGCGGTGCAGTACTCCACGCCGCTCAAGCTGGAAGACCTGCTGAAGTCGGGCATGTGGTCGGCGATCTCCCAGGGTCAGCTGTATGAGTTCCAGACCTCCCTGTTCCAGCCCATCGGCGGCATGGACATGCTGCCCAGGGCCTTCGAGCGCGAGCTGAAATCGGTCCTGCACTTCAATGCCAAGATCAGCAAGATCGAACAGACCGACAAGGGCGTAACCGCCACCTACACCGACCTGCAGACCGGACAGACGCTGCACGCAAGCGCCGACTGGTGCATCTGCACCCTGCCCCTGTCGATCCTCAGCCAGCTCGACATCAACGTCAGCGACAAGATGAAAGCCGCCATCGCCGCCGTGCCCTACGACACCGCCTTCAAGGCCGGCATCCAGTTCAAGCGGCGCTTCTGGGAGGACGATGACCGGATCTACGGCGGCATCACCCGCACCAACCTGCCGATCAACCGCATCAGCTACCCGATGGCAGGCATCAACCGGCCGGGCAAGGGCGTTCTGATGGCGGCCTACACCTTCGGCGCGGACTCCTACAAGTTCACCGCGATGACGCCCGATGAGCGCCTGAAGAAGGTTCTCGAGTACGGCGCGCAGATCCACCCGCAATACCACGAAGAGTTCGACAACGGCATCACCGTCGGCTGGCACCGGGTGCCCTGGAGCAACGGTTGCTATGGCCTGTGGACTGAAGAGACGCGCCAGCAGCACTACAACGACCTGTGCCAGATCGACGGCCGCATCCTGCTGGCTGGCGAGCACGCCTCCTTCATACCCGGCTGGCAGGAGGGCGCCGCGCTCTCCGCCCAGGATGCCATTCAACGACTGCACCAGCGGATCGTCGGTTGA
- the flgF gene encoding flagellar basal-body rod protein FlgF, producing MDRMLYVAMSGASQNTKAMQAHANNLANISTTGFRRDFEQARAMPVFGDSFPARVFAMSERPATDFTTGALQETGRDLDVAAKGDAWIAVQAPDGGEAYVRTGSLEIDALGQLRTGDGMPVMGNGGPIAVPPEEKIDIGDDGTITIRGQGNNPNALATIDRIKLVSPDPKQLEKGSDGLIRMKSGQPAPGADANASVQSGVLEASNVNAVDEMTSILALSRQFELHVKMMRTAEDDSQAMARVLQFS from the coding sequence TTGGACAGAATGCTGTATGTCGCCATGAGCGGCGCGAGCCAGAACACGAAGGCCATGCAGGCTCACGCCAACAACCTGGCGAACATTTCCACGACCGGTTTCCGTCGCGACTTCGAACAGGCGCGCGCCATGCCGGTCTTTGGTGACAGCTTTCCGGCACGCGTCTTCGCCATGAGCGAGCGTCCCGCCACCGACTTCACCACCGGCGCCTTGCAGGAGACCGGCCGTGATCTCGACGTCGCCGCCAAGGGCGACGCCTGGATCGCCGTGCAGGCCCCGGACGGTGGCGAAGCCTACGTCCGCACCGGCAGCCTGGAAATCGACGCCCTCGGCCAGCTGCGCACCGGCGATGGTATGCCGGTCATGGGCAATGGCGGGCCGATCGCGGTTCCTCCGGAAGAGAAGATCGACATCGGCGACGACGGCACCATCACCATCCGCGGCCAGGGCAACAACCCCAACGCGCTGGCCACCATCGACCGCATCAAGCTCGTGTCTCCCGATCCGAAGCAGCTGGAGAAGGGCAGCGATGGCCTCATCCGCATGAAGTCCGGCCAGCCCGCACCGGGCGCCGACGCCAATGCCAGCGTGCAGTCCGGCGTGCTGGAAGCCAGCAACGTGAATGCCGTCGACGAGATGACCTCGATCCTGGCGCTGTCCCGCCAGTTCGAGCTGCACGTGAAGATGATGCGCACCGCCGAGGATGACTCCCAGGCCATGGCGCGTGTTTTGCAATTCAGCTGA
- the flgG gene encoding flagellar basal-body rod protein FlgG gives MLPALWVSKTGLSAQDMNLTTISNNLANVSTTGFKRDRAEFQDLLYQIKRQPGANSTQDSQLPSGLQLGTGVRIVGTQKNFTAGSLQTTDNPLDMAINGRGFLQVLTPDGTVAYTRDGSFHLNSDGQIVTSNGNALEPAIVVPPETQTFTVGNDGTVSVTVAGNATPQIIGNIQTADFINPAGLQATGNNLFLETAASGAPQVGTPGLNGLGTVLQNTLENSNVSVVEEMVNMITTQRAYEMNSKVISTADQMLSFVTQNL, from the coding sequence ATGCTTCCGGCACTTTGGGTCAGCAAGACAGGTCTGTCCGCCCAGGACATGAACCTGACGACCATCTCGAACAACCTGGCGAACGTCTCCACCACGGGCTTCAAGCGCGACCGCGCGGAATTCCAGGACCTGCTGTACCAGATCAAACGTCAGCCCGGCGCCAACTCCACCCAGGACAGCCAGCTGCCTTCGGGCCTGCAACTGGGTACCGGTGTGCGCATCGTCGGCACCCAGAAGAACTTCACCGCCGGCAGCCTGCAGACCACCGACAACCCGCTGGACATGGCCATCAATGGCCGTGGTTTCCTCCAGGTGCTGACTCCGGACGGCACCGTCGCCTACACCCGTGACGGCAGCTTCCACCTGAACTCCGACGGCCAGATCGTCACCTCCAACGGCAACGCCCTGGAGCCGGCCATCGTCGTACCGCCGGAAACCCAGACCTTCACCGTCGGCAACGACGGCACCGTCTCGGTGACCGTGGCCGGCAACGCCACGCCGCAGATCATCGGCAACATCCAGACCGCCGACTTCATCAACCCGGCGGGCCTGCAGGCGACCGGCAACAACCTGTTCCTGGAAACCGCCGCCAGCGGCGCGCCGCAAGTCGGCACTCCGGGCCTGAACGGCCTGGGCACCGTGCTGCAGAACACCCTGGAGAACTCCAACGTCAGCGTGGTGGAAGAGATGGTGAACATGATCACCACCCAGCGCGCCTACGAGATGAACTCCAAGGTGATTTCCACCGCGGACCAGATGCTCTCCTTCGTAACGCAGAACCTTTGA
- the flgH gene encoding flagellar basal body L-ring protein FlgH, with product MNRSHLLPLLAIAALAGCVSPPPKPDDPYYAPVLPRTPAPVAQNNGSIYQAGFENNLYGDRKAFRIGDIITITLNEKTQASKKASSDISKDSKTKMGLTSMFGSGLTTNNPVGGGDLSLSAEYGGSRDAKGDSQAGQSNSLSGSVTVTVADVMPNGILAVRGEKWMTLNTGNELVRIAGLIRADDIATDNTVPSTRVADARITYSGTGAFADASQPGWFDRFFLSPLFPF from the coding sequence ATGAACCGTTCCCACCTCCTTCCGCTGCTGGCCATCGCCGCGTTGGCAGGGTGCGTGAGCCCTCCGCCCAAGCCGGATGATCCCTATTACGCTCCGGTGCTGCCGCGCACGCCTGCGCCGGTTGCCCAGAACAATGGGTCGATCTACCAGGCCGGGTTCGAGAACAACCTCTACGGCGACCGCAAGGCGTTCCGCATTGGCGACATCATCACCATCACCCTCAACGAGAAGACCCAGGCCAGCAAGAAGGCCAGCTCCGACATCTCCAAGGACAGCAAGACCAAGATGGGCCTGACCTCGATGTTCGGCAGCGGCCTGACCACCAACAATCCGGTGGGCGGCGGCGACCTCAGCCTCAGCGCCGAATACGGCGGCTCGCGCGATGCCAAGGGCGATAGCCAGGCGGGGCAGAGCAACAGCCTGAGTGGCTCGGTCACCGTCACCGTGGCGGACGTCATGCCCAACGGCATCCTCGCCGTGCGCGGCGAGAAGTGGATGACCCTGAATACCGGCAACGAGCTGGTTCGCATCGCCGGGCTGATCCGCGCCGACGACATCGCCACCGACAACACCGTGCCGTCCACCCGCGTGGCCGATGCGCGCATCACCTACTCGGGCACCGGTGCGTTCGCCGATGCGAGCCAGCCGGGCTGGTTCGATCGCTTCTTCCTCAGCCCGCTGTTCCCGTTCTGA
- a CDS encoding flagellar basal body P-ring protein FlgI, whose product MASGKTLVAIADKVRSYVMVVFCAVVMVPVAQAERLKDIATIQGVRNNQLIGYGLVVGLNGSGDQTTQTPFTLQTFNNMLAQFGIKVPAGSGNVQLKNVAAVSIHADLPPFAKPGQVIDITVSSIGNAKSLRGGSLLMTQLKGIDGQTYAIAQGNLVVGGFDAEGRDGSKITVNVPSAGRIPGGATVERAVPSGFDQGNTLTLNLNRPDFTTAKHIVDRINELLGPGVAQAVDGGSVRVSAPLDPNQRVDYMSVLENLDVQAGEAVAKVIINSRTGTIVIGQNVRVSPAAVTHGSLTVTITEDPIVSQPGPFSNGQTAVVPRSRVNADQEAKPMFKFGPGTTLDEIVRAVNQVGAAPSDLMAILEALKQAGALQADLIVI is encoded by the coding sequence ATGGCCTCTGGAAAAACGTTGGTAGCGATCGCGGACAAAGTCCGCTCCTACGTCATGGTGGTGTTCTGTGCAGTGGTCATGGTGCCGGTGGCGCAGGCTGAGCGGCTGAAAGACATCGCCACCATCCAGGGCGTGCGCAACAACCAGTTGATCGGCTACGGCCTGGTCGTCGGCCTCAATGGCTCCGGCGACCAGACCACCCAGACGCCGTTCACCCTGCAGACCTTCAACAACATGCTGGCGCAGTTCGGCATCAAGGTGCCGGCGGGCTCGGGCAACGTGCAGCTGAAGAACGTCGCCGCGGTGTCCATCCACGCCGACCTGCCGCCGTTCGCCAAGCCGGGCCAGGTCATCGACATCACCGTGTCTTCCATCGGTAACGCCAAGAGCCTGCGCGGCGGCAGCCTGCTGATGACCCAGCTCAAGGGTATCGACGGCCAGACCTACGCCATCGCCCAGGGCAACCTGGTGGTCGGCGGCTTCGACGCCGAAGGCCGCGACGGTTCGAAGATCACTGTCAACGTTCCGTCGGCCGGTCGCATTCCCGGTGGCGCCACCGTCGAGCGCGCGGTACCGAGTGGCTTCGACCAGGGCAACACCCTGACCCTGAACCTCAATCGCCCGGACTTCACCACCGCCAAGCACATCGTCGACCGCATCAACGAACTGCTCGGCCCGGGTGTCGCCCAGGCCGTCGACGGTGGCTCGGTGCGTGTCAGCGCGCCGCTGGACCCGAACCAGCGCGTGGACTACATGTCCGTGCTGGAGAACCTCGACGTGCAGGCCGGCGAAGCCGTGGCCAAGGTCATCATCAACTCGCGCACCGGCACCATCGTGATCGGCCAGAACGTGCGCGTGTCGCCGGCCGCCGTGACCCACGGCAGCCTGACCGTGACCATCACCGAAGACCCCATCGTCAGCCAGCCCGGCCCGTTCTCCAACGGTCAGACCGCCGTGGTGCCGCGCTCGCGGGTGAATGCCGACCAGGAAGCCAAGCCGATGTTCAAGTTCGGCCCGGGCACCACGCTGGATGAAATCGTACGCGCCGTTAACCAGGTGGGCGCCGCGCCCAGCGACCTGATGGCGATCCTCGAAGCCCTGAAACAGGCCGGCGCGCTGCAAGCCGACCTGATCGTGATCTGA
- the flgJ gene encoding flagellar assembly peptidoglycan hydrolase FlgJ gives MDAKLLSASTNGSSSGSYTDLNRLSALKTGSSRDSAGNIRKVAQEFESLFMNEMLKSMRSANEVFAKDNPMNSEAAKQYQDMYDHQLSVSLATQGHGIGLADVLVKQMEKMQGVRHTGNNPFAQTGAQVAGDASQAATASVATSDRQKTRSVFASNGKALPQPEAGRDDRQALNSRRLALPGKLAQRIAAGLVPGAEAGNAVASTANQPAQLASNDWRGSRAYTRQIDTTVPVTDVDTSSISTKPGKSMFASADDFINTMLPMAERAAKRIGVDPRYLVAQAALETGWGKKMIAQRDGSSSHNLFGIKSGSSWKGDSARATTSEYENGKQVKEVASFRAYNSFEQSFQDYVSFLQNNDRYQGALDSAARPDQFMKELQRAGYATDPQYARKVNQIAKQMQVYQTVAMADAPTRAL, from the coding sequence GTGGACGCCAAACTGCTTTCCGCCAGCACCAATGGTTCCAGCTCCGGGTCCTACACCGACCTCAATCGCCTGTCGGCGCTGAAGACCGGTTCGTCCCGCGATAGCGCAGGGAATATCCGCAAGGTCGCCCAGGAATTCGAATCGCTGTTCATGAACGAGATGCTGAAATCCATGCGCTCGGCCAACGAGGTGTTCGCCAAGGACAACCCGATGAACAGCGAGGCGGCCAAGCAGTACCAGGACATGTACGACCACCAGCTGTCCGTGTCCCTGGCGACCCAGGGCCACGGCATCGGCCTGGCCGACGTGCTGGTCAAGCAGATGGAGAAGATGCAGGGCGTGCGCCACACCGGCAACAACCCCTTCGCCCAGACCGGCGCGCAGGTGGCCGGCGATGCATCCCAGGCAGCGACTGCCAGCGTGGCGACCTCCGACCGGCAGAAGACCCGCAGCGTGTTTGCCTCCAACGGCAAGGCCTTGCCGCAACCCGAAGCTGGCCGAGACGATCGCCAGGCGCTGAATTCGCGCCGCCTTGCGCTGCCGGGCAAGCTCGCCCAGCGCATCGCCGCCGGCCTGGTGCCGGGCGCCGAGGCTGGCAATGCCGTGGCATCCACCGCCAATCAGCCGGCGCAGCTGGCCAGCAACGACTGGCGCGGCAGCCGCGCCTACACCCGGCAGATCGACACCACCGTGCCGGTCACCGACGTGGATACCTCGTCGATTTCCACCAAGCCGGGCAAGTCGATGTTTGCCTCCGCCGACGACTTCATCAACACCATGCTGCCGATGGCCGAACGCGCGGCCAAGCGCATCGGCGTCGACCCCCGCTACCTGGTGGCCCAGGCCGCGCTGGAAACCGGCTGGGGCAAGAAGATGATCGCCCAGCGCGACGGCAGCAGCAGCCACAACCTGTTCGGCATCAAGAGCGGTTCGAGCTGGAAGGGCGATTCGGCCCGTGCGACCACCAGCGAGTACGAGAACGGCAAGCAGGTCAAGGAAGTGGCGTCGTTCCGCGCCTACAACTCCTTCGAGCAGAGCTTCCAGGATTACGTCAGCTTCCTGCAGAACAACGATCGCTATCAGGGCGCGCTGGATTCCGCCGCGCGCCCGGACCAATTCATGAAGGAGTTGCAACGCGCCGGCTACGCCACCGACCCGCAGTACGCACGGAAGGTGAACCAGATCGCCAAGCAGATGCAGGTCTACCAGACCGTGGCGATGGCAGACGCCCCGACCCGCGCACTTTGA